From Shewanella psychrophila, a single genomic window includes:
- a CDS encoding glycosyl hydrolase family 18 protein has product MINLTKTDAMTEASYATDGFVVATETQALSYTSARVANPLFNRYETTDKPKVFGYYTDWAQYDGRIVGGSPRPDCQRDQRGRGVDLALLDPFAFDKIILGFAGILGDTGPKSDTLNKAADTLKISGEGSVTLLDPWGDAQSSQNVGFDGYADIQLPRDYQQKDVRGILGGLRDKQVAAKALGHDLIISLSIGGWTLSDGFYHTSRDQEKRTNFCNSVIDFLDRFPMFTELDLDWEYPGAEGIGNAYGADDYVYYVELIKELKAALIRAGKSDVKISIAACANIEVLQLSQVPLLIKAGVTGINLMTYDFFGTPWADRLNHHTNLQPNEESDFSLCEAVDYLIENSVEPKMINIGYAGYTRNAKGAEIETFSPLKGSYAPGDGSTTGTFEEGTSEWYDIIYNYLDLNKKSGKNGFELYTDQVADADYLYSPESKLFMSLDTPRSVKNKGTYALERNLGGIFTWTIDQENGLLVNAAREGLGCSPIEQKVDMEPFYFKGINVDPSPENNIPELFVPDSQTVDAGQAISFQVKATDADDDNLRFVVSDNATLVSTENGEATITYLAPNTGNNMQESVTVTVSDGLDSVSQEVLVYVKGLGGNTAPVLISPSSVEVKSGQTVTFSVSASDADDDMLSFSASEGEVTPTGSGADVSYTADVVDLDISVNLVITVSDGKAMDTNIVVVTVIADSDYGDTWSPDVVYNNGECVIYKGHLWEAQYYIEEHAPGTDSAWTAMVQEDQNPVKWDKDSSYGTQSTVEFESNYWFAKWAPSRGEEPGVDQYGAWKPA; this is encoded by the coding sequence ATGATTAATTTAACTAAAACAGATGCAATGACTGAAGCTTCTTATGCAACAGATGGTTTTGTTGTAGCTACAGAAACACAAGCATTAAGTTATACATCGGCGCGAGTCGCTAATCCATTATTCAATCGTTACGAAACCACAGATAAGCCTAAAGTGTTTGGATATTATACTGATTGGGCTCAATATGATGGCCGAATAGTAGGAGGCAGTCCTCGGCCTGACTGTCAACGAGATCAGCGAGGTCGTGGTGTCGATCTCGCCCTATTAGATCCATTCGCGTTTGATAAAATAATTTTAGGTTTTGCAGGGATCTTAGGTGATACAGGGCCAAAATCTGACACTCTTAATAAGGCTGCGGACACACTTAAAATTTCAGGTGAGGGTTCTGTAACTTTGCTAGACCCTTGGGGAGATGCACAAAGCTCCCAGAATGTTGGTTTTGATGGTTATGCTGATATCCAACTGCCGAGGGATTACCAACAGAAAGACGTTAGGGGTATCCTAGGAGGATTACGTGACAAGCAGGTAGCGGCGAAGGCTCTAGGGCATGACCTAATCATATCATTGAGCATCGGTGGATGGACCTTAAGTGATGGTTTTTATCATACCTCTAGAGATCAAGAAAAACGCACCAATTTTTGTAACAGTGTAATAGATTTTCTGGATCGTTTCCCTATGTTCACTGAACTTGACTTAGACTGGGAATACCCTGGTGCAGAAGGAATAGGTAACGCCTATGGCGCAGATGACTACGTATATTACGTTGAGTTAATCAAAGAGCTAAAAGCGGCATTGATTCGAGCTGGTAAAAGCGATGTGAAAATCAGTATTGCAGCTTGTGCCAATATTGAAGTGTTGCAGCTCTCACAGGTTCCTCTATTAATCAAGGCTGGTGTTACTGGCATAAACTTAATGACGTACGATTTCTTCGGTACTCCATGGGCTGATAGGTTAAATCACCACACTAACTTACAACCAAATGAAGAATCAGATTTTAGTCTTTGTGAAGCCGTCGATTACTTGATTGAAAACAGTGTAGAACCAAAAATGATCAACATTGGTTATGCTGGTTACACGCGTAATGCTAAAGGCGCAGAAATAGAAACTTTTTCTCCACTAAAAGGAAGTTATGCTCCTGGAGATGGATCCACAACTGGTACTTTTGAGGAAGGTACCTCTGAGTGGTATGACATTATTTATAACTATCTCGACCTTAATAAAAAGTCGGGTAAAAATGGATTCGAACTTTATACTGATCAAGTCGCTGATGCCGATTATCTATATAGCCCAGAATCTAAACTGTTTATGTCGTTAGATACACCTCGTTCAGTGAAAAATAAGGGCACCTACGCACTTGAGAGAAACCTTGGTGGTATCTTTACATGGACGATTGACCAAGAAAACGGACTTTTAGTCAATGCAGCTCGAGAAGGTCTAGGTTGTTCGCCAATTGAGCAGAAGGTTGACATGGAACCTTTTTATTTTAAAGGTATTAATGTTGATCCTAGTCCAGAAAACAACATTCCTGAGTTATTTGTACCTGATTCACAGACTGTGGATGCAGGACAAGCTATCTCTTTTCAGGTTAAAGCTACAGATGCTGACGATGACAATCTTCGCTTTGTTGTGAGCGACAATGCGACTCTGGTCTCTACAGAGAATGGAGAGGCGACTATAACTTACCTTGCACCCAATACGGGAAATAATATGCAGGAAAGTGTGACTGTGACGGTTTCAGATGGCCTGGATAGTGTGTCACAAGAGGTACTTGTGTATGTTAAAGGGTTGGGAGGGAACACTGCCCCAGTTTTAATCTCTCCATCTAGTGTTGAGGTGAAAAGTGGGCAAACAGTGACCTTTTCAGTGAGCGCTTCAGATGCTGATGATGACATGCTTTCATTTTCTGCCTCAGAGGGGGAAGTCACACCAACAGGCAGTGGGGCTGATGTGAGTTATACCGCCGATGTAGTCGATTTAGATATCAGTGTTAACCTTGTGATAACTGTATCAGATGGTAAGGCTATGGACACTAACATTGTGGTTGTTACCGTGATAGCCGATTCAGATTATGGAGATACTTGGTCGCCTGATGTTGTTTATAATAATGGCGAATGCGTTATCTACAAAGGTCATTTATGGGAAGCACAATATTACATTGAAGAGCATGCGCCGGGAACAGATAGTGCTTGGACAGCAATGGTTCAAGAAGACCAAAATCCAGTAAAGTGGGATAAAGACTCGTCATATGGCACACAGTCAACAGTCGAGTTTGAGAGTAATTATTGGTTTGCTAAGTGGGCCCCTTCGCGTGGTGAGGAACCTGGTGTTGATCAGTATGGAGCTTGGAAACCTGCTTAG